The proteins below are encoded in one region of Rhododendron vialii isolate Sample 1 chromosome 7a, ASM3025357v1:
- the LOC131334228 gene encoding RNA polymerase sigma factor sigB isoform X2, which yields MSCLLPQFKCLPDTFSFHPKTPHFHPPIHLLKCKESILIRSQCVVSTASPPTSTATARTIDVEKLLLLYLEDKPNPAAADRPWTYVGTVGPPTEANFGASLATETILTSEEATIAAAAAEAVALAKSAVRVAKEAAMMVSHKSLTTADVKAAIVAKSAVRVAKEAAMMVSHKNLTTADVKAAVVASEANMLSEIRQVGVAGDLTAAATELWGNFPLQYPSIKEDDLFPINEQLKQLLTEFPDVAVRSRRQLERNARRAEAAEKASAKTTVSVKSTSRKKRTSSQDMTDPLRYLRGTTSGSRLLTVAEEHQLSEGIQDLLKLEKLRDVYAEHCGNQPTFAQWADAAGVDQKILSKRLKYGIQCKEKMIVSNMRLVVSIAKKFCGVGMDIQDLVLEGCRGLVKSAEKFDASKGFKFSTYAHWWIKQAVRKSLNDQTRTISLPPRLVEAAYKVKAASKQLYCNTGRHPNSEEVSEVTGLSMKRLEAVLLAPKSPISLDQKTGFNLDLNPLDVIAAPDEVPVEELLTRRTMMQDLEKVLNTLRWNERHVIRLRFGLGDGRTKTLQEIGESMGVSRERIRQIELTALRKLKNKRRSKHLQQYAATCAR from the exons ATGTCGTGTCTGCTGCCGCAGTTCAAGTGCTTGCCGGACACTTTCTCTTTCCATCCCAAAACTCCCCACTTCCACCCCCCTATTCATCTCT TAAAATGTAAAGAGTCAATCCTTATTCGGTCACAATGCGTGGTATCCACTGCATCACCACCAACCTCAACCGCCACTGCAAGAACAATTGATGTGGAAAAGCTGCTATTACTATATTTAGAAGATAAACCAAATCCTGCTGCCGCAGACAGACCTTGGACTTATGTAGGCACGGTTGGTCCACCCACAGAG GCAAATTTTGGAGCAAGTTTGGCTACAGAAACTATACTTACAAGTGAAGAGGCTActattgctgctgctgctgctgaagCAGTTGCTCTGGCGAAATCAGCTGTCAGAGTTGCGAAGGAAGCAGcaatgatggtcagccataAAAGCTTAACAACAGCGGATGTCAAAGCTGCAATAGTCGCAAAATCAGCTGTCAGAGTTGCGAAGGAAGCAGcaatgatggtcagccataAAAACTTAACAACAGCGGATGTCAAAGCTGCAGTAGTCGCATCTGAAGCTAATATGCTTTCAGAAATAAGACAAGTTGGTGTAGCTGGAGATTTAACAGCAGCTGCAACTGAGTTGTGGGGGAACTTTCCATTGCAATACCCTAGTATTAAGGAAGATGATTTATTTCCAATAAATGAGCAACTTAAACAGCTCCTCACAGAATTCCCTGATGTAGCTGTGAGATCAAGGCGTCAATTAGAACGAAATGCCCGAAGAGCTGAAGCAGCTGAGAAGGCTTCAGCCAAAACTACTGTATCTGTCAAGTCCACAAGCCGAAAAAAGCGTACTTCTTCGCAAGATATGACTGATCCGTTGCGTTACTTGAGAGGAACTACAAGTGGGTCCAGGCTTCTCACTGTTGCTGAAGAACATCAGTTGTCAGAAGGAATCCAG GACCTGCTGAAATTAGAGAAGCTCCGAGATGTTTATGCTGAACATTGTGGAAATCAGCCCACCTTTGCGCAATGGGCTGACGCAGCAGGTGTTGATCAGAAAATCCTGAGCAAGCGTCTAAAATATGGCATTCAATGCAAAGAAAAAATGATTGTCAGCAACATGCGGCTTGTCGTTTcaattgcaaaaaaattttgCGGAGTTGGAATGGATATCCAAGATCTTGTTCTG GAAGGTTGTCGAGGCCTTGTGAAAAGTGCAGAAAAGTTTGATGCTTCGAAGGGGTTCAAGTTCTCAACCTATGCTCACTGGTGGATTAAGCAAGCAGTTCGGAAGTCTCTTAATGACCAGACCAGAACAATTAGCTTACCA CCTCGCCTGGTTGAGGCGGCTTATAAAGTTAAGGCGGCCAGCAAGCAGCTATATTGCAATACTGGAAGACATCCCAACAGTGAAGAAGTTTCTGAGGTCACAGGGCTCTCAATGAAGAGGCTCGAAGCTGTATTACTAGCCCCTAAATCTCCAATATCACTAGACCAAAAGACCGGATTCAACCTCGATCTCAATCCCTTG GATGTAATTGCTGCTCCTGATGAAGTACCAGTGGAAGAACTTTTGACCAGGCGGACAATGATGCAGGACCTGGAAAAGGTATTGAACACACTTAGGTGGAACGAGAGGCACGTGATCCGATTGAGGTTTGGACTGGGGGATGGAAGAACAAAGACATTGCAAGAGATTGGGGAGTCAATGGGTGTGAGCAGAGAAAGAATCAGGCAAATCGAGTTGACTGCCCTCCGAAAGttgaaaaacaaaaggagaTCCAAGCATTTGCAGCAATATGCGGCTACGTGTGCACGTTAA
- the LOC131334228 gene encoding RNA polymerase sigma factor sigB isoform X1 translates to MSCLLPQFKCLPDTFSFHPKTPHFHPPIHLLKCKESILIRSQCVVSTASPPTSTATARTIDVEKLLLLYLEDKPNPAAADRPWTYVGTVGPPTEANFGASLATETILTSEEATIAAAAAEAVALAKSAVRVAKEAAMMVSHKSLTTADVKAAIVAKSAVRVAKEAAMMVSHKNLTTADVKAAVVASEANMLSEIRQVGVAGDLTAAATELWGNFPLQYPSIKEDDLFPINEQLKQLLTEFPDVAVRSRRQLERNARRAEAAEKASAKTTVSVKSTSRKKRTSSQDMTDPLRYLRGTTSGSRLLTVAEEHQLSEGIQDLLKLEKLRDVYAEHCGNQPTFAQWADAAGVDQKILSKRLKYGIQCKEKMIVSNMRLVVSIAKKFCGVGMDIQDLVLEGCRGLVKSAEKFDASKGFKFSTYAHWWIKQAVRKSLNDQTRTISLPPRLVEAAYKVKAASKQLYCNTGRHPNSEEVSEVTGLSMKRLEAVLLAPKSPISLDQKTGFNLDLNPLVRIFPYSNKLSRRCRFCSTSQSSFVSQDVIAAPDEVPVEELLTRRTMMQDLEKVLNTLRWNERHVIRLRFGLGDGRTKTLQEIGESMGVSRERIRQIELTALRKLKNKRRSKHLQQYAATCAR, encoded by the exons ATGTCGTGTCTGCTGCCGCAGTTCAAGTGCTTGCCGGACACTTTCTCTTTCCATCCCAAAACTCCCCACTTCCACCCCCCTATTCATCTCT TAAAATGTAAAGAGTCAATCCTTATTCGGTCACAATGCGTGGTATCCACTGCATCACCACCAACCTCAACCGCCACTGCAAGAACAATTGATGTGGAAAAGCTGCTATTACTATATTTAGAAGATAAACCAAATCCTGCTGCCGCAGACAGACCTTGGACTTATGTAGGCACGGTTGGTCCACCCACAGAG GCAAATTTTGGAGCAAGTTTGGCTACAGAAACTATACTTACAAGTGAAGAGGCTActattgctgctgctgctgctgaagCAGTTGCTCTGGCGAAATCAGCTGTCAGAGTTGCGAAGGAAGCAGcaatgatggtcagccataAAAGCTTAACAACAGCGGATGTCAAAGCTGCAATAGTCGCAAAATCAGCTGTCAGAGTTGCGAAGGAAGCAGcaatgatggtcagccataAAAACTTAACAACAGCGGATGTCAAAGCTGCAGTAGTCGCATCTGAAGCTAATATGCTTTCAGAAATAAGACAAGTTGGTGTAGCTGGAGATTTAACAGCAGCTGCAACTGAGTTGTGGGGGAACTTTCCATTGCAATACCCTAGTATTAAGGAAGATGATTTATTTCCAATAAATGAGCAACTTAAACAGCTCCTCACAGAATTCCCTGATGTAGCTGTGAGATCAAGGCGTCAATTAGAACGAAATGCCCGAAGAGCTGAAGCAGCTGAGAAGGCTTCAGCCAAAACTACTGTATCTGTCAAGTCCACAAGCCGAAAAAAGCGTACTTCTTCGCAAGATATGACTGATCCGTTGCGTTACTTGAGAGGAACTACAAGTGGGTCCAGGCTTCTCACTGTTGCTGAAGAACATCAGTTGTCAGAAGGAATCCAG GACCTGCTGAAATTAGAGAAGCTCCGAGATGTTTATGCTGAACATTGTGGAAATCAGCCCACCTTTGCGCAATGGGCTGACGCAGCAGGTGTTGATCAGAAAATCCTGAGCAAGCGTCTAAAATATGGCATTCAATGCAAAGAAAAAATGATTGTCAGCAACATGCGGCTTGTCGTTTcaattgcaaaaaaattttgCGGAGTTGGAATGGATATCCAAGATCTTGTTCTG GAAGGTTGTCGAGGCCTTGTGAAAAGTGCAGAAAAGTTTGATGCTTCGAAGGGGTTCAAGTTCTCAACCTATGCTCACTGGTGGATTAAGCAAGCAGTTCGGAAGTCTCTTAATGACCAGACCAGAACAATTAGCTTACCA CCTCGCCTGGTTGAGGCGGCTTATAAAGTTAAGGCGGCCAGCAAGCAGCTATATTGCAATACTGGAAGACATCCCAACAGTGAAGAAGTTTCTGAGGTCACAGGGCTCTCAATGAAGAGGCTCGAAGCTGTATTACTAGCCCCTAAATCTCCAATATCACTAGACCAAAAGACCGGATTCAACCTCGATCTCAATCCCTTGGTCCGTATATTTCCCTATTCAAATAAACTCTCCCGCAGATGCCGTTTTTGTTCAACTTCTCAGTCATCTTTTGTATCACAGGATGTAATTGCTGCTCCTGATGAAGTACCAGTGGAAGAACTTTTGACCAGGCGGACAATGATGCAGGACCTGGAAAAGGTATTGAACACACTTAGGTGGAACGAGAGGCACGTGATCCGATTGAGGTTTGGACTGGGGGATGGAAGAACAAAGACATTGCAAGAGATTGGGGAGTCAATGGGTGTGAGCAGAGAAAGAATCAGGCAAATCGAGTTGACTGCCCTCCGAAAGttgaaaaacaaaaggagaTCCAAGCATTTGCAGCAATATGCGGCTACGTGTGCACGTTAA
- the LOC131334230 gene encoding chromo domain protein LHP1 isoform X1 yields MKVAKKKMGEESIPTDTFRPPSPPPVADQAVGEADATEAPEPVVEGGDEQEQRQAEGVEGNGGEEADEEEEEEEEREEEDEREKGYDDEFGALQIEDGGEEADERPKLAEGFYEIEAVRKKRVRKGEVQYLIKWRGWPETANTWEPIENLLSCSDIIDAFEERFPLFPPFSLGSGKHRSSRRRKRKYGGTHTQPKKKQQTSPAAATYNVPSFKVRIIDEPVPMGPLVDSNIANDGNRYFGGVNDVESSKQVEINEGVKYFGGVNNCELKQAKENGFGAISSQIEETKEEHELNLKISDLRGAMAANEGSVDKIRGTVAGNQESADKCAVNYQESYAFEGDANGQSKVDCLDQVPPGRSTGARRRKSGSVKRFKQESVPCEPKEAQNAMARTTNGPCGRVEWQGGGNPEFVGNALDHKSNFDNLRTMPTITEIIKPISYSSSVINNVRDVCVTFMALRSDGKEVMVDNKFLKAHDPLLLINFYEQHLRYSPTT; encoded by the exons atgaaggtAGCGAAGAAGAAAATGGGCGAAGAAAGTATTCCCACTGACACCTTTCGGCCGCCGTCACCGCCTCCCGTCGCCGACCAAGCCGTAGGAGAAGCGGACGCGACGGAGGCGCCGGAGCCGGTGGTGGAGGGAGGCGATGAGCAGGAGCAGCGGCAAGCGGAAGGAGTAGAGGGAAACGGCGGCGAAGAGGcagacgaggaggaggaggaggaggaggagagagaggaggaggacgagagagagaagggttacGACGACGAATTCGGCGCCCTCCAAATTGAAGACGGCGGAGAAGAGGCCGACGAGCGTCCCAAGCTCGCCGAAGGCTTTTACGAGATTGAAGCCGTGCGTAAGAAAAGGGTTcgcaag GGTGAAGTTCAGTATCTCATCAAGTG GCGTGGCTGGCCAGAGACTGCTAACACCTGGGAGCCCATAGAGAATCTTCTATCTTGCTCTGATATCATTGATGCATTTGAAGAGAGGTTCCCTCTATTTCCCCCCTTTAG CTTGGGATCGGGGAAACATAGGTCTTCACGTAGACGAAAGCGGAAATATGGGGGTACACATACTCAACCCAAGAAGAAGCAGCAAACTTCTCCTGCGGCAGCTACCTATAATGTACCGTCTTTCAAAGTCAGGATTATTGACGAACCGGTGCCCATGGGTCCTCTTGTTGACTCAAACATTGCCAATGATGGGAACAGATATTTTGGGGGTGTCAATGATGTTGAATCTTCAAAGCAAGTTGAGATCAATGAGGGGGTGAAATATTTCGGGGGTGTCAACAATTGTGAATTGAAGCAAGCCAAGGAGAATGGGTTTGGAGCAATTTCCTCACAAATCGAAGAAACAAAAGAGGAACATGAATTGAATTTAAAGATTAGTGATCTTAGAGGAGCAATGGCTGCCAATGAGGGAAGTGTAGATAAAATTAGAGGAACAGTGGCTGGGAATCAGGAAAGTGCAGATAAGTGTGCAGTAAATTACCAAGAATCCTATGCTTTTGAAGGAGATGCTAATGGGCAATCAAAAGTTGATTGTCTTGATCAGGTTCCACCTGGACGCTCCACTGGAGCTAGAAGAAGGAAGTCTGGTTCTGTCAAGAGGTTTAAACAAGAATCAGTACCTTGTGAACCGAAGGAGGCACAAAATGCCATGGCAAGAACTACTAATGGACCTTGTGGTAGAGTTGAATGGCAAGGGGGTGGAAATCCTGAGTTTGTAGGGAATGCTTTGGATCACAAGAGTAATTTTGATAACTTAAGAACTATGCCTACCATCACCGAGATCATAAAGCCTATAAGCTATTCATCTTCCGTGATAAACAATGTTCGTGATGTGTGCGTAACCTTCATGGCTTTGAG GTCCGATGGAAAAGAAGTGATGGTGGACAATAAATTTCTCAAGGCTCATGATCCACTTCTG CTGATCAACTTCTATGAGCAACATCTCCGGTACAGCCCTACAACATGA
- the LOC131334230 gene encoding chromo domain protein LHP1 isoform X2, translating to MKVAKKKMGEESIPTDTFRPPSPPPVADQAVGEADATEAPEPVVEGGDEQEQRQAEGVEGNGGEEADEEEEEEEEREEEDEREKGYDDEFGALQIEDGGEEADERPKLAEGFYEIEAVRKKRVRKGEVQYLIKWRGWPETANTWEPIENLLSCSDIIDAFEESLGSGKHRSSRRRKRKYGGTHTQPKKKQQTSPAAATYNVPSFKVRIIDEPVPMGPLVDSNIANDGNRYFGGVNDVESSKQVEINEGVKYFGGVNNCELKQAKENGFGAISSQIEETKEEHELNLKISDLRGAMAANEGSVDKIRGTVAGNQESADKCAVNYQESYAFEGDANGQSKVDCLDQVPPGRSTGARRRKSGSVKRFKQESVPCEPKEAQNAMARTTNGPCGRVEWQGGGNPEFVGNALDHKSNFDNLRTMPTITEIIKPISYSSSVINNVRDVCVTFMALRSDGKEVMVDNKFLKAHDPLLLINFYEQHLRYSPTT from the exons atgaaggtAGCGAAGAAGAAAATGGGCGAAGAAAGTATTCCCACTGACACCTTTCGGCCGCCGTCACCGCCTCCCGTCGCCGACCAAGCCGTAGGAGAAGCGGACGCGACGGAGGCGCCGGAGCCGGTGGTGGAGGGAGGCGATGAGCAGGAGCAGCGGCAAGCGGAAGGAGTAGAGGGAAACGGCGGCGAAGAGGcagacgaggaggaggaggaggaggaggagagagaggaggaggacgagagagagaagggttacGACGACGAATTCGGCGCCCTCCAAATTGAAGACGGCGGAGAAGAGGCCGACGAGCGTCCCAAGCTCGCCGAAGGCTTTTACGAGATTGAAGCCGTGCGTAAGAAAAGGGTTcgcaag GGTGAAGTTCAGTATCTCATCAAGTG GCGTGGCTGGCCAGAGACTGCTAACACCTGGGAGCCCATAGAGAATCTTCTATCTTGCTCTGATATCATTGATGCATTTGAAGAGAG CTTGGGATCGGGGAAACATAGGTCTTCACGTAGACGAAAGCGGAAATATGGGGGTACACATACTCAACCCAAGAAGAAGCAGCAAACTTCTCCTGCGGCAGCTACCTATAATGTACCGTCTTTCAAAGTCAGGATTATTGACGAACCGGTGCCCATGGGTCCTCTTGTTGACTCAAACATTGCCAATGATGGGAACAGATATTTTGGGGGTGTCAATGATGTTGAATCTTCAAAGCAAGTTGAGATCAATGAGGGGGTGAAATATTTCGGGGGTGTCAACAATTGTGAATTGAAGCAAGCCAAGGAGAATGGGTTTGGAGCAATTTCCTCACAAATCGAAGAAACAAAAGAGGAACATGAATTGAATTTAAAGATTAGTGATCTTAGAGGAGCAATGGCTGCCAATGAGGGAAGTGTAGATAAAATTAGAGGAACAGTGGCTGGGAATCAGGAAAGTGCAGATAAGTGTGCAGTAAATTACCAAGAATCCTATGCTTTTGAAGGAGATGCTAATGGGCAATCAAAAGTTGATTGTCTTGATCAGGTTCCACCTGGACGCTCCACTGGAGCTAGAAGAAGGAAGTCTGGTTCTGTCAAGAGGTTTAAACAAGAATCAGTACCTTGTGAACCGAAGGAGGCACAAAATGCCATGGCAAGAACTACTAATGGACCTTGTGGTAGAGTTGAATGGCAAGGGGGTGGAAATCCTGAGTTTGTAGGGAATGCTTTGGATCACAAGAGTAATTTTGATAACTTAAGAACTATGCCTACCATCACCGAGATCATAAAGCCTATAAGCTATTCATCTTCCGTGATAAACAATGTTCGTGATGTGTGCGTAACCTTCATGGCTTTGAG GTCCGATGGAAAAGAAGTGATGGTGGACAATAAATTTCTCAAGGCTCATGATCCACTTCTG CTGATCAACTTCTATGAGCAACATCTCCGGTACAGCCCTACAACATGA